A genome region from Corallococcus exiguus includes the following:
- a CDS encoding Crp/Fnr family transcriptional regulator: MSYAQLLAEIPMFESLGREDLENMSSLLQPRRFARGEVIFHRGDVGTALFIIRRGQVAIRLSSSEGREITLALLDRGDAFGELSLLDGEMRSTDAMAREEAHLLTLQRDDFRRYLETRPQVSLALLANMSRLVRRTTQLVYDSAFLDARSRLVRVLLELAKTQGKQAPDGLVITPKLTQSELANLCGVTRESVNKWLRYYVREGMLSFEGGQIVLLQPERLGQDAE; this comes from the coding sequence ATGTCCTACGCGCAGCTGCTGGCCGAAATCCCCATGTTCGAGAGCCTCGGCCGGGAGGACCTGGAGAACATGTCGTCGCTCCTCCAGCCCCGGCGCTTCGCGAGGGGGGAGGTCATCTTCCACCGGGGGGACGTGGGCACCGCGCTGTTCATCATCCGGCGCGGCCAGGTGGCCATCCGGCTCTCCTCCAGCGAGGGGCGCGAAATCACCCTGGCGCTGCTGGACCGGGGGGACGCCTTCGGCGAGCTGTCACTGCTGGACGGCGAGATGCGCTCCACGGACGCGATGGCGCGCGAGGAGGCCCACCTCCTGACGCTCCAGCGAGATGACTTCCGGCGCTACCTGGAGACGCGGCCGCAGGTGAGCCTGGCGCTGCTGGCGAACATGAGCCGGCTGGTGCGGCGCACGACGCAGCTCGTGTACGACTCGGCGTTCCTGGATGCGCGCAGCCGGCTGGTGCGGGTGCTGCTGGAGCTGGCGAAGACGCAGGGAAAGCAGGCCCCCGACGGGCTGGTCATCACCCCGAAGCTCACGCAGTCGGAGCTGGCCAACCTGTGCGGCGTCACCCGCGAGAGCGTCAACAAGTGGCTGCGCTACTACGTGCGCGAGGGGATGCTCAGCTTCGAGGGCGGGCAGATCGTCCTCCTCCAGCCGGAGCGGCTGGGCCAGGACGCCGAGTAG
- a CDS encoding adenylate/guanylate cyclase domain-containing protein, which yields MRVILNPGQVDERVVMLPEGTTTIGRTEENGIRVPHPSLSRRHARLERAGGRVVLVDLDSKNGSFVGPHRVSRQELGHGQSFRCGEVFFRLVSLDTPLPDGWGPLRTQPLETRFSGGSTMEALLDTRSPDRTRDKLQVLLKVGQILSSPGPVDGLLERVLQLVFQIWAVDRAAVLLVDRDTGTLEPRVSRGARGGALPEHFYSQHIVDYVHSRGVAALFTDAQDDARLVGADSVFRQSIRASLCVPLRTRDAVLGVLYLDSLTQGGLFTDEDLEFLTAFANQAAISLDHAHLARRLEEEAVLRNAYQRFFPPDVVRQLKALRGVPLEVREANVTILFSDITGFTAMSSRLKPRQVVDMLNAYFPVMADVVFRHEGTLEKYIGDALMAVWGAPFARPDDASRAVRAAVEMQQALADLNARWRAEGVPEIQVHIGLNSGPVAAGNIGSERYLQYATVGDATNVAARVCGVARPGEVLITGATRALLDADGFALEPLAPVLVKGRDEPLSLFRVRG from the coding sequence ATGCGCGTCATCCTCAATCCAGGCCAGGTGGATGAACGGGTGGTGATGCTGCCGGAGGGCACCACCACCATCGGCCGCACCGAGGAGAACGGCATCCGCGTGCCGCACCCCAGCCTGTCGCGGCGCCACGCTCGGCTGGAGCGCGCGGGCGGGCGCGTGGTGCTGGTGGACCTGGACAGCAAGAACGGCAGCTTCGTGGGGCCACACCGCGTGTCGCGCCAGGAGCTGGGCCACGGCCAGTCCTTCCGCTGCGGCGAGGTGTTCTTCCGGCTGGTGTCCCTGGACACGCCGCTGCCGGACGGCTGGGGCCCGCTGCGCACGCAGCCGTTGGAGACGCGCTTCTCCGGCGGGTCCACCATGGAGGCGCTGCTCGACACGCGCTCGCCGGACCGCACCCGCGACAAGCTCCAGGTGCTGCTCAAGGTGGGGCAGATCCTCTCGTCCCCGGGCCCGGTGGACGGGCTGCTGGAGCGCGTGCTCCAGCTCGTCTTTCAAATCTGGGCGGTGGACCGGGCGGCGGTGCTGTTGGTGGACCGCGACACGGGGACGCTGGAGCCGCGTGTGTCCCGTGGCGCGCGGGGTGGGGCGCTGCCGGAGCACTTCTACAGCCAGCACATCGTGGACTACGTGCACTCGCGCGGCGTGGCGGCCCTCTTCACCGACGCGCAGGACGACGCGCGGCTCGTGGGCGCGGACTCCGTCTTCCGCCAATCCATCCGCGCCTCGCTGTGCGTGCCCCTGCGCACGCGGGACGCGGTGCTGGGCGTGCTGTACCTGGACAGCCTCACGCAGGGAGGACTCTTCACCGACGAGGACCTGGAGTTCCTCACCGCCTTCGCCAACCAGGCCGCCATCTCGCTGGACCACGCGCACCTGGCGCGGCGGCTGGAGGAGGAGGCGGTGCTGAGAAACGCCTACCAGCGCTTCTTCCCGCCGGACGTCGTGCGCCAGCTGAAGGCGCTGAGAGGCGTGCCGCTGGAGGTGCGAGAGGCGAACGTCACCATCCTCTTCTCCGACATCACCGGCTTCACCGCCATGTCCTCACGCCTCAAGCCCCGGCAGGTGGTGGACATGCTCAACGCGTACTTCCCGGTGATGGCGGACGTCGTCTTCCGCCACGAGGGCACGCTGGAGAAGTACATCGGCGACGCGCTGATGGCCGTGTGGGGCGCCCCCTTCGCCCGGCCGGACGACGCGTCCCGGGCCGTGCGCGCGGCCGTGGAGATGCAGCAGGCCCTGGCGGACCTCAACGCCCGTTGGCGGGCGGAGGGCGTGCCAGAGATTCAGGTCCACATCGGGCTCAACTCCGGCCCGGTGGCCGCGGGCAACATCGGCTCGGAGCGCTACCTCCAGTACGCCACCGTGGGAGACGCCACCAACGTCGCGGCCCGCGTGTGCGGCGTCGCGCGGCCGGGCGAGGTGCTGATTACAGGCGCCACGCGAGCGCTCCTGGACGCGGACGGCTTCGCGCTGGAGCCCCTGGCCCCGGTGCTGGTGAAGGGCCGTGACGAGCCCCTGTCCCTCTTCCGCGTGCGCGGCTGA
- a CDS encoding protein kinase domain-containing protein yields the protein MDTGRPLGGRYALERRIGGGGMGAIWRAVDLQLQRHVALKLIASDVVARTPEAHRHFEQEAQAVARLRHPHVVQVHDSGVDGGMPYIVMELLEGEDLETRLTQQGRLSPARVAALVTPVSRALAAAHAAGLVHRDLKPANLFLAHVDGEEVVKVLDFGLARSLIPTSTPAQAEGLTGTLRYMSPEQLRADPDLDARADLWSLAVVLYRALTGQFPYGPESVGSLLRGAFHPPAVPVSQLVPELGAGGDAFFQRALHPTLAQRFTSARELASAFVALVEAGRAGQAATVLVVDDEPDVELLMRQRFRRHVRDGVYRFVFARDGEEALEALRQHPDTHAVLCDLNMPRMDGLTFLSRVGEVDPLVKVVMVSAYGDLPNLRTAMNRGAFDFLVKPVDLDDLESTLAKTVRHVAELRRAVRSTEENALLRMFVHGGIVDRVLPLVRGPGALAGEQVDATVAFLDVADFTAVTREHPPESALRRLNANFEVILPELESRGGVVDKFLGDAVMAIFQGEGHVSRALDACLAVKQRLQGLAWSGGDASPYAHGVCMGVDTGPVLSGNVGAAGRGRLDHTVLGDVVNTAARLATVAARDQVLVSETLAARLQDAFDCRLAGDRHLPGPRGPSLAVREVVARHGSQSESSADRTSEQVAPAVLEAPASPPRPGAFTAKGPT from the coding sequence ATGGACACCGGGCGCCCACTGGGCGGCAGGTACGCGCTGGAGCGCAGGATTGGCGGCGGTGGCATGGGTGCCATCTGGCGCGCGGTCGACCTGCAACTCCAGCGGCACGTGGCCCTCAAGCTCATCGCCTCCGACGTCGTGGCACGCACGCCAGAGGCCCACCGCCACTTCGAACAGGAAGCCCAGGCCGTGGCCCGGCTGCGCCACCCGCACGTGGTGCAGGTGCACGACTCCGGCGTGGACGGCGGCATGCCGTACATCGTCATGGAGCTGCTGGAGGGCGAGGACCTGGAGACGCGCCTCACCCAGCAGGGGCGCCTGTCCCCGGCCCGCGTGGCCGCGCTCGTCACGCCGGTGTCCCGGGCGCTGGCGGCGGCACACGCGGCGGGGCTCGTCCACCGCGACCTGAAGCCCGCCAACCTCTTCCTCGCCCACGTGGATGGGGAGGAGGTGGTGAAGGTGCTCGACTTCGGGCTCGCGCGCTCGCTCATCCCCACCAGCACGCCCGCGCAGGCGGAGGGCCTCACCGGCACGCTGCGCTACATGAGCCCGGAGCAGCTGCGCGCCGACCCGGACCTGGACGCGAGAGCGGACCTCTGGTCGCTCGCGGTGGTGCTCTACCGCGCCCTTACCGGCCAGTTCCCCTACGGGCCTGAGTCCGTGGGCTCGCTCCTGCGAGGCGCCTTCCACCCTCCCGCGGTGCCCGTCTCGCAGCTGGTGCCGGAGCTGGGCGCTGGCGGTGACGCCTTCTTCCAGCGCGCCCTGCACCCAACGCTCGCGCAGCGCTTCACCTCCGCGCGCGAGCTGGCCTCGGCCTTCGTCGCGCTGGTGGAGGCGGGCCGCGCCGGGCAGGCCGCCACGGTGCTGGTGGTGGACGACGAGCCGGATGTGGAGCTGCTCATGCGCCAGCGCTTCCGCCGGCACGTGCGCGACGGCGTCTACCGCTTCGTCTTCGCGCGCGACGGCGAGGAGGCGCTGGAGGCCCTTCGCCAGCACCCGGACACGCACGCGGTGCTGTGCGACCTGAACATGCCGCGCATGGACGGGCTCACCTTCCTGTCGCGCGTGGGCGAGGTGGATCCGCTGGTGAAGGTGGTCATGGTCTCCGCGTACGGCGACCTGCCCAACCTGCGCACGGCGATGAACCGGGGCGCGTTCGACTTCCTGGTGAAGCCGGTGGACCTGGACGACCTGGAGTCCACGCTGGCCAAGACGGTGCGCCACGTGGCGGAGCTGCGCCGCGCGGTGCGCTCCACGGAGGAGAACGCGCTGCTGCGCATGTTCGTCCACGGCGGCATCGTGGACCGGGTGCTGCCGCTGGTGCGTGGCCCCGGCGCGCTCGCGGGCGAGCAGGTGGACGCCACGGTGGCCTTCCTGGACGTCGCGGACTTCACCGCCGTCACCCGCGAGCACCCGCCGGAGTCCGCGCTGCGCCGGCTCAACGCCAACTTCGAGGTCATCCTCCCGGAGCTGGAGTCGCGCGGCGGCGTGGTGGACAAGTTCCTGGGCGACGCCGTGATGGCCATCTTCCAGGGCGAAGGCCACGTGTCGCGCGCGCTGGACGCCTGCCTCGCGGTGAAGCAGCGGCTGCAGGGCCTGGCGTGGAGCGGCGGTGACGCGTCTCCGTATGCCCACGGCGTCTGCATGGGCGTGGACACCGGGCCGGTGCTGTCCGGCAACGTGGGCGCGGCCGGGCGCGGGCGCCTGGACCACACGGTGCTGGGCGACGTGGTGAACACCGCGGCCCGGCTCGCCACCGTCGCCGCGCGCGACCAGGTGCTGGTGAGCGAGACGCTGGCCGCACGGCTCCAGGACGCCTTTGACTGCCGCCTCGCCGGAGACCGCCACCTGCCAGGGCCCAGAGGCCCGTCGCTCGCGGTGCGCGAGGTGGTGGCCCGCCACGGCAGCCAGTCCGAGTCCTCCGCGGACCGCACCTCCGAACAGGTGGCCCCCGCTGTCCTGGAAGCGCCCGCATCCCCGCCCCGGCCCGGTGCCTTCACGGCCAAGGGGCCCACCTGA